A region from the Francisella orientalis FNO12 genome encodes:
- the xseB gene encoding exodeoxyribonuclease VII small subunit has protein sequence MVTQSKKFAKNYQILEEINEKLQEQQDNPPLLDELAPMLEQASKSYQLCKERIAAAQKFIDEFEGND, from the coding sequence ATGGTAACTCAAAGTAAAAAATTTGCAAAAAATTATCAAATATTAGAAGAAATTAATGAAAAACTTCAAGAGCAACAAGATAATCCTCCTCTGTTAGATGAGTTAGCACCAATGCTAGAACAAGCCTCAAAAAGTTATCAGTTATGTAAAGAAAGAATCGCGGCAGCTCAGAAGTTTATAGATGAAT
- the xseA gene encoding exodeoxyribonuclease VII large subunit: MQESLKLSEFLELIKSTIEMSFGYEGFWVVVELSEWRRSGKHYYGELIEHDGVSKFPIAKIRCNCWANKVDYIHSKFSQATGETLKTDMKVLFKVAVNYHTSFGLSLNIIDIDPTFTLGDRQARKIEILQNLSKKGILEKNKVLNMPGDFTNVAVITSMTAAGKGDFFEEADKLQDLNLCNFDIYEAKMQGVECAKSVSTAFTKISAIADKYDAIVLIRGGGSQADLDWFNNILPAENICNSKIPVLVGIGHERDSTVLDEICTKRFDTPSKVINYIANTIVDNAINARYNYESIVRVTKNLARQNKHQLDNLYHNFKTHLEHYLYQMNQSVDHNYKESTSMARGVSKLYAKSMDTVYQSILLSSKSLMRSYENNVYNLYNQSINKAQNILKYYNQTSESLYKQILSVSIEPTLKRGFSLTKTTDGKYITTQKQAQAYSDLEIVYADGHIQVEVKKNGNSK; encoded by the coding sequence ATGCAAGAATCATTGAAACTAAGCGAATTTCTTGAGCTTATAAAAAGTACTATAGAAATGAGCTTTGGATATGAAGGCTTTTGGGTAGTTGTAGAGTTATCTGAATGGCGTAGATCTGGTAAGCATTACTATGGTGAGCTTATAGAGCATGATGGGGTTAGTAAATTTCCTATAGCTAAAATTAGATGTAATTGCTGGGCAAATAAAGTTGATTATATTCATAGTAAATTTAGTCAAGCTACTGGTGAAACTCTAAAAACAGATATGAAAGTTTTATTTAAAGTTGCTGTAAACTATCATACTAGCTTTGGTCTTAGTCTAAATATAATAGATATAGATCCTACTTTTACACTTGGTGATAGGCAAGCTCGTAAAATTGAGATTCTACAAAATTTATCTAAAAAAGGCATTCTAGAGAAAAATAAAGTTCTTAATATGCCAGGTGATTTTACCAATGTTGCAGTAATCACAAGTATGACTGCTGCAGGTAAAGGAGATTTCTTCGAAGAGGCTGATAAATTACAAGATTTAAATCTATGTAACTTTGATATATATGAAGCAAAGATGCAAGGTGTAGAATGTGCGAAAAGTGTCTCAACAGCATTTACTAAAATATCAGCAATCGCTGATAAATATGATGCGATAGTATTAATCCGAGGAGGGGGCTCTCAAGCTGATCTTGACTGGTTTAATAATATACTACCAGCTGAAAACATTTGTAATAGTAAAATTCCAGTGTTAGTTGGTATAGGACATGAGAGAGATAGTACAGTTTTAGATGAGATATGTACAAAAAGATTTGATACGCCATCTAAGGTTATAAATTATATAGCTAATACAATCGTTGATAATGCAATAAACGCTAGATATAATTACGAATCGATAGTGAGGGTTACTAAAAATCTAGCTAGACAAAATAAACATCAATTAGATAATCTGTATCATAACTTTAAAACACATTTAGAACATTATCTCTATCAGATGAATCAAAGTGTGGATCATAACTATAAAGAATCAACTTCTATGGCTAGAGGAGTCTCTAAATTATATGCCAAATCTATGGATACTGTATATCAAAGTATATTACTAAGTTCAAAAAGCTTGATGAGAAGTTATGAAAATAATGTTTATAATTTATATAATCAATCAATTAATAAGGCTCAAAATATTTTAAAATACTATAATCAAACAAGCGAATCTCTTTATAAGCAGATATTATCTGTATCAATAGAGCCAACTCTTAAAAGAGGTTTTAGTTTGACAAAGACAACAGATGGCAAATATATAACAACTCAAAAACAAGCACAAGCATACTCAGATTTAGAGATAGTTTATGCCGATGGACATATACAAGTAGAGGTGAAAAAAAATGGTAACTCAAAGTAA
- a CDS encoding MFS transporter, which produces MKEDFKVVLIAGIGAVLEVYDFLLYVLFSVQIINTFFVGIDDSVIKSFIAVAIFSLTYIVRPLGAITLGILGDRYGRKKIFTFTITLMGISSLLMGIMPSYATFGVFASIAFVIFRVL; this is translated from the coding sequence ATGAAAGAAGATTTTAAAGTAGTATTAATTGCAGGCATAGGTGCAGTTTTAGAAGTTTATGACTTTTTATTATATGTGTTATTTTCGGTACAAATTATAAATACATTTTTTGTAGGAATTGATGATTCAGTAATTAAAAGTTTCATTGCTGTAGCTATATTTTCTTTAACATATATTGTTAGGCCTTTAGGAGCTATTACCTTAGGAATATTGGGGGATCGATATGGTAGGAAGAAAATATTTACATTTACAATAACTCTTATGGGAATATCCTCATTACTAATGGGAATTATGCCTTCTTATGCTACTTTTGGGGTGTTTGCAAGTATAGCTTTTGTGATATTTAGGGTATTGTAA
- a CDS encoding MFS transporter translates to MYDKDSRNVILLAGIGAILEFYDFVLYMIFSKEISATFFAQITNPTIKAFLTVLIFSIAYLVRPFAGTILGIVGDLIGRRRLLLFTILLMGSCSLCMGLMPGYAQWGLYASFVFVLLRIMQGIALGGELPGAYVIVYESVKGKIGFATAILFTFVTGGFLFSDFVGFALEYVFGDFAWRAGFIIGGLLGFVGYYVRRNLHETPEFESIDKQKRHSFGSLVSTYGPNLFVGICIVIIVAFGGVMLTLYIHKFVEDILTGYNSGQISLILTPSVLTLTCFTFIFGFLSDKVGIAKMFIAGAGLIVVCALPVFYLMSCIGSVSAIVFASIAIMLCYALVAATFIFLLCDLFPTDVRLSGVGLSYNLAFAIVGGIAPLVSTTIITMTAYNFLGPSIVGIVCGMIGLLGVYVYSKRGGYHKNNKDMIVKL, encoded by the coding sequence ATGTACGATAAAGATAGTAGAAATGTTATTTTATTAGCTGGAATTGGTGCAATTCTTGAGTTTTATGATTTTGTTCTATATATGATTTTTTCAAAAGAAATCTCAGCAACTTTTTTTGCTCAAATTACAAATCCTACTATCAAGGCATTTTTGACAGTATTAATATTCTCAATAGCATATCTTGTTAGACCGTTTGCAGGAACTATATTAGGGATTGTTGGTGATTTAATAGGTAGAAGACGTTTGCTGTTATTTACAATACTACTAATGGGAAGCTGTTCATTGTGTATGGGGTTGATGCCTGGATATGCGCAATGGGGACTATATGCGAGCTTTGTGTTTGTGTTATTACGTATTATGCAAGGTATTGCTTTGGGTGGAGAGTTGCCTGGGGCTTATGTTATTGTCTATGAATCAGTTAAGGGTAAAATCGGTTTTGCTACGGCTATATTATTCACATTTGTAACGGGTGGATTTTTATTTTCTGATTTTGTAGGTTTTGCTCTTGAGTACGTGTTTGGTGATTTTGCTTGGCGAGCTGGATTCATTATTGGTGGACTATTAGGCTTCGTTGGTTATTATGTGCGTCGCAATCTTCATGAAACTCCAGAGTTTGAAAGTATTGATAAACAAAAAAGACACTCTTTTGGTTCCTTAGTCTCTACTTATGGTCCAAACTTATTCGTTGGGATATGTATAGTTATTATAGTAGCCTTTGGTGGTGTAATGTTAACTCTTTATATACATAAATTTGTTGAAGATATTTTAACTGGATATAATTCTGGTCAGATTTCTTTGATTCTAACACCAAGTGTTTTAACACTTACTTGTTTTACTTTTATTTTTGGTTTTTTATCAGATAAAGTTGGTATTGCAAAAATGTTTATAGCAGGTGCTGGGCTTATTGTAGTTTGTGCATTACCTGTATTTTATTTGATGAGTTGTATAGGGAGTGTATCAGCAATTGTTTTTGCATCTATAGCTATTATGCTCTGTTATGCATTAGTTGCGGCCACTTTTATATTTTTGCTTTGTGATTTGTTTCCTACAGATGTTAGATTGTCAGGAGTAGGTCTTAGTTATAATCTTGCTTTTGCTATAGTTGGAGGAATCGCTCCTTTAGTAAGTACAACGATAATTACTATGACAGCATATAATTTTTTAGGTCCATCTATTGTTGGTATTGTTTGTGGTATGATTGGACTACTAGGTGTTTATGTCTATTCTAAAAGAGGTGGATATCATAAAAATAACAAAGACATGATAGTGAAACTATAA